A window of the Tachysurus fulvidraco isolate hzauxx_2018 chromosome 6, HZAU_PFXX_2.0, whole genome shotgun sequence genome harbors these coding sequences:
- the lrrfip1a gene encoding uncharacterized protein lrrfip1a isoform X44, protein MASQGPGRRRTPNRTAVTPEQDALNVIAREAEARLAAKRAARAEAREIRMKELERQQKEEDSERYTRHSERHVSVSDDEDCMSLGSRTSVRLDDGLDRDFFEKGSSRASTLSTATLTSLGGASSRKGSGSSSVTADTETSLQDIKEIHELKDQIQDVEAKYMQSLKELKDSLAEMEEKYRKAMVSNAQFDNEKSNLMYEVDTLKDSLIELEELLAETRRECEEKSKDLEREKHAHSILQFQFNEQKETLKQSEELLTEIRQLHFKQDSFVREISDLQETIEWKDKKIGALEKQKVYSDAIRNERDELREEVVQLKDILKKHGIVLGPDLCTSGEVDGNVSGGSASSELQHGSGVLGTQELQLFRDENIGSPRGGQFQHPQDFDYEVQENHLPPSSSASSSESPVVAQYMDGGLVNDINDSIEKIQKNIEKPQTVFEAEAGEQVGGCIMEDMRTDQQEIPLYNKINETIKEGNHDSTEKYPTETSEKDIGHLDETMIGDSQIKTVPDSSSSAKIDTNNSSKSASVSGKRKKKKKKNKQKQKQISDEKAVHSEMGDEIDNQLTESSYVQTVEENTVYSEEATINEKVPDSVNVDEKIGLMCKGAESEELQSPNTGPGNILGPIINQTDGTDSIRTVDSKTEIKIDVPTYDGPLDITTGEFNASVGKYKILSNTDDTELKDIVAVCADFPKSGWEFKNEKEEIEPISDVIKMEADEEIIPFEETSTLAETSTDTQLGDAVVTVDAPEKKEETCSDMQLDDAVVTDKVPENKEEETFSDTQLDGSVITADVHEKKKETSTDTQLDDAVVIPEVLKKEQVTYKDTHQDDALVTEVVSEKEQETSTDTQLNNAVATDEAAEETQKSSKETQLGGALVTEEVAEKEQKSSKETQLDGALVTVEVAEKEQETSTDTQLNNALATDEVVEETQKSSTDTQLGGALVKVEVAEKEQETSTDTQLGGALVTVEVAEKEHESQEPTHLGQEFKVEPDEAEVKYLESFELNIDIMRSEENLLRDPECHQEHNIIPGCAAQNRTTSKPQALSEDGHEDCKLQTDEQNISTERDERVTVEHTAPTGGNHNKSQQQSLTGYEEQGFEGHEEMVPFDHSERDKQETSPAIVGQVLDDQLLKTAVLDLVADSVVLQETGQNMREQEIREVKEGACERNKEDAKNGSKKESKKGKGKSKEDCKMS, encoded by the exons TTGGATGATGGATTGGACAGAGATTTTTTTGAAAAG GGCTCCTCTCGAGCATCTACTCTATCCACTGCTACTCTGACTTCACTGGGCGGGGCTTCCTCACGCAAAGGAAGTGGCAGTTCATCTGTCACTGCAGATACTGAGACATCCTTGCAGGATATTAAG GAGATTCATGAACTTAAGGATCAGATCCAGGATGTTGAGGCCAAGTACATGCAGAGCCTCAAGGAACTcaag GATTCTCTGGCAGAGATGGAGGAGAAATATCGCAAGGCCATGGTGTCCAATGCGCAGTTCGATAATGAGAAATCTAATCTGATGTATGAGGTGGACACTTTGAAAGACTCGCTGATAGAGCTGGAAGAGCTTCTGGCTGAGACCAGGCGAGAGTGTGAGGAGAAGAGCAAG GATTTGGAGCGAGAGAAGCATGCCCACAGTATATTGCAGTTTCAGTTCAACGAGCAAAAGGAAACACTGAAGCAAAGTGAAGAGCTTCTGACT GAAATCCGTCAATTACACTTCAAACAAGACAGCTTTGTTAGGGAGATTTCTGACCTACAGGAAACTATTGAATGGAAGGATAAAAAAATTGGG GCCTtagagaaacagaaagtgtATTCTGATGCTATTCGAAATGAGCGGGATGAGCTCAGGGAGGAGGTGGTTCAactcaaagacattttaaag AAACATGGCATTGTCCTTGGACCAGACCTGTGCACCAGTGGGGAAGTAGATGGAAATGTGAGTGGTGGATCTGCTAGCAGTGAACTGCAACATGGGAGCGGTGTATTAG GCACTCAGGAGTTGCAGCTGTTTAGAGATGAAAATATAGGGAGCCCCAGAGGTGGCCAGTTCCAACACCCACAGGATTTTGACTATGAAGTTCAAGAGAATCACCTGCCTCCATCTTCCTCTGCCAGTTCTTCTGAATCTCCTGTAGTAGCACAATACATGGATGGGGGTCTtgtaaatgatataaatgacAGCATAGAGAAAATtcaaaaaaacattgaaaaaccCCAGACTGTGTTTGAGGCTGAAGCAGGGGAACAAGTTGGGGGGTGTATTATGGAAGATATGAGGACAGATCAGCAAGAGATCCcactgtataataaaataaatgagacTATAAAAGAGGGAAATCATGATTCCACAGAAAAATACCCAACTGAGACATCAGAAAAAGATATAGGCCACCTAGATGAAACCATGATTGGAGATTCTCAGATTAAAACAGTTCCTGACAGTTCATCATCAGCAAAAATAGATACAAATAATAGTTCCAAAAGTGCCAGTGtttcaggaaaaagaaagaagaagaaaaagaaaaataaacagaaacaaaagcagatCTCTGATGAAAAAGCAGTACACTCAGAAATGGGGGATGAGATTGACAATCAGCTCACAGAGAGTAGTTACGTTCAGACAGTAGAGGAAAACACTGTCTATTCAGAGGAAGCAACAATAAATGAGAAAGTACCAGATAGTGTGAATGTTGATGAAAAGATAGGCCTTATGTGCAAAGGAGCAGAGTCTGAAGAACTACAAAGCCCTAATACTGGCCCTGGAAACATTTTAGGACCAATCATTAATCAGACTGATGGCACTGATTCCATCCGAACTGTAGACTCCAAAACAGAAATTAAGATTGATGTCCCTACTTATGATGGTCCATTGGACATAACTACTGGAGAGTTTAATGCTTCTGTTGGCAAATACAAAATCTTAAGCAACACTGATGACACTGAGCTGAAAGACATTGTTGCCGTCTGTGCTGATTTCCCTAAATCTGGTTGGGAgtttaaaaatgagaaagagGAAATTGAACCTATTTCAGATGTAATAAAAATGGAAGCAGATGAAGAGATTATTCCTTTTGAAGAAACAAGCACCCTTGCAGAAACATCgacagacacacagctgggtgATGCTGTAGTTACAGTTGATGCACCTGAAAAGAAGGAGGAAACATGTTCAGACATGCAACTGGATGATGCTGTAGTTACAGATAAAGTACCTGAAAACAAGGAGGAAGAAACATTTTCAGACACACAGCTGGATGGCTCTGTAATTACAGCTGATGTACacgaaaagaagaaagaaacctctacagacacacaactAGATGATGCTGTAGTTATACCTGAAGTACTCAAAAAGGAACAAGTAACATATAAAGACACACACCAGGATGATGCTTTAGTTACAGAAGTAGTATCTGAAAAGGAGCAAGAAacatccacagacacacagctgaaTAATGCTGTAGCTACAGATGAAGCAGCTGAAGAGACACAAAAATCATCCAAAGAAACACAGCTGGGTGGTGCTTTAGTTACAGAAGAAGTAGCTGAAAAGGAGCAAAAATCATCCAAAGAAACACAGCTGGATGGTGCTTTAGTTACAGTAGAAGTAGCTGAAAAGGAGCAAGAAacatccacagacacacagctgaaTAATGCTTTAGCTACAGATGAAGTAGTTGAAGAGACGCAGAAATCATCCACAGATACACAGCTGGGTGGTGCTTTAGTTAAAGTAGAAGTAGCTGAAAAGGAGCAAGAAacatccacagacacacagctgggCGGTGCTTTAGTTACAGTAGAAGTAGCTGAAAAGGAGCATGAATCACAGGAGCCAACACACTTGGGTCAGGAATTCAAAGTAGAACCGGATGAAGCTGAGGTTAAGTATTTAGAATCTTTTGAGTTAAACATAGATATTATGAGGTCCGAAGAAAATTTGCTTAGAGATCCTGAGTGTCATCAAGAACACAACATTATTCCTGGGTGTGCAGCCCAGAATCGTACAACCAGTAAACCACAAGCGCTTTCAGAAGATGGACATGAAGACTGCAAGCtacagacagatgaacagaataTCTCAACAGAGAGAGACGAGCGTGTGACTGTGGAGCATACTGCCCCAACAGGGGGCAATCATAACAAAAGTCAGCAACAGTCTTTAACAGGATATGAAGAACAAGGATTTGAAGGTCATGAAGAAATGGTACCTTTTGACCACAGTGAACGAGACAAGCAGGAAACAAGTCCAGCAATTGTTGGGCAGGTCCTTGATGATCAGCTTCTTAAGACAGCAGTGTTAGATCTGGTGGCTGACAGTGTTGTTCTTCAAGAAACAGGTCAGAATATGAGAGAGCAGGAAATCAGAGAAGTCAAAGAAGGTGCATGTGAAAGAAACAAGGAGGATGCAAAAAATGGCTCCAAAAAGGAAAGcaagaaaggaaaaggaaagagtAAAGAAGACTGCAAAATGTCCTAG
- the lrrfip1a gene encoding leucine-rich repeat flightless-interacting protein 1 isoform X50 — MASQGPGRRRTPNRTAVTPEQDALNVIAREAEARLAAKRAARAEAREIRMKELERQQKEVSDDEDCMSLGSRTSVRLDDGLDRDFFEKGSSRASTLSTATLTSLGGASSRKGSGSSSVTADTETSLQDIKEIHELKDQIQDVEAKYMQSLKELKDSLAEMEEKYRKAMVSNAQFDNEKSNLMYEVDTLKDSLIELEELLAETRRECEEKSKDLEREKHAHSILQFQFNEQKETLKQSEELLTKHGIVLGPDLCTSGEVDGNVSGGSASSELQHGSGVLGTQELQLFRDENIGSPRGGQFQHPQDFDYEVQENHLPPSSSASSSESPVVAQYMDGGLVNDINDSIEKIQKNIEKPQTVFEAEAGEQVGGCIMEDMRTDQQEIPLYNKINETIKEGNHDSTEKYPTETSEKDIGHLDETMIGDSQIKTVPDSSSSAKIDTNNSSKSASVSGKRKKKKKKNKQKQKQISDEKAVHSEMGDEIDNQLTESSYVQTVEENTVYSEEATINEKVPDSVNVDEKIGLMCKGAESEELQSPNTGPGNILGPIINQTDGTDSIRTVDSKTEIKIDVPTYDGPLDITTGEFNASVGKYKILSNTDDTELKDIVAVCADFPKSGWEFKNEKEEIEPISDVIKMEADEEIIPFEETSTLAETSTDTQLGDAVVTVDAPEKKEETCSDMQLDDAVVTDKVPENKEEETFSDTQLDGSVITADVHEKKKETSTDTQLDDAVVIPEVLKKEQVTYKDTHQDDALVTEVVSEKEQETSTDTQLNNAVATDEAAEETQKSSKETQLGGALVTEEVAEKEQKSSKETQLDGALVTVEVAEKEQETSTDTQLNNALATDEVVEETQKSSTDTQLGGALVKVEVAEKEQETSTDTQLGGALVTVEVAEKEHESQEPTHLGQEFKVEPDEAEVKYLESFELNIDIMRSEENLLRDPECHQEHNIIPGCAAQNRTTSKPQALSEDGHEDCKLQTDEQNISTERDERVTVEHTAPTGGNHNKSQQQSLTGYEEQGFEGHEEMVPFDHSERDKQETSPAIVGQVLDDQLLKTAVLDLVADSVVLQETGQNMREQEIREVKEGACERNKEDAKNGSKKESKKGKGKSKEDCKMS; from the exons TTGGATGATGGATTGGACAGAGATTTTTTTGAAAAG GGCTCCTCTCGAGCATCTACTCTATCCACTGCTACTCTGACTTCACTGGGCGGGGCTTCCTCACGCAAAGGAAGTGGCAGTTCATCTGTCACTGCAGATACTGAGACATCCTTGCAGGATATTAAG GAGATTCATGAACTTAAGGATCAGATCCAGGATGTTGAGGCCAAGTACATGCAGAGCCTCAAGGAACTcaag GATTCTCTGGCAGAGATGGAGGAGAAATATCGCAAGGCCATGGTGTCCAATGCGCAGTTCGATAATGAGAAATCTAATCTGATGTATGAGGTGGACACTTTGAAAGACTCGCTGATAGAGCTGGAAGAGCTTCTGGCTGAGACCAGGCGAGAGTGTGAGGAGAAGAGCAAG GATTTGGAGCGAGAGAAGCATGCCCACAGTATATTGCAGTTTCAGTTCAACGAGCAAAAGGAAACACTGAAGCAAAGTGAAGAGCTTCTGACT AAACATGGCATTGTCCTTGGACCAGACCTGTGCACCAGTGGGGAAGTAGATGGAAATGTGAGTGGTGGATCTGCTAGCAGTGAACTGCAACATGGGAGCGGTGTATTAG GCACTCAGGAGTTGCAGCTGTTTAGAGATGAAAATATAGGGAGCCCCAGAGGTGGCCAGTTCCAACACCCACAGGATTTTGACTATGAAGTTCAAGAGAATCACCTGCCTCCATCTTCCTCTGCCAGTTCTTCTGAATCTCCTGTAGTAGCACAATACATGGATGGGGGTCTtgtaaatgatataaatgacAGCATAGAGAAAATtcaaaaaaacattgaaaaaccCCAGACTGTGTTTGAGGCTGAAGCAGGGGAACAAGTTGGGGGGTGTATTATGGAAGATATGAGGACAGATCAGCAAGAGATCCcactgtataataaaataaatgagacTATAAAAGAGGGAAATCATGATTCCACAGAAAAATACCCAACTGAGACATCAGAAAAAGATATAGGCCACCTAGATGAAACCATGATTGGAGATTCTCAGATTAAAACAGTTCCTGACAGTTCATCATCAGCAAAAATAGATACAAATAATAGTTCCAAAAGTGCCAGTGtttcaggaaaaagaaagaagaagaaaaagaaaaataaacagaaacaaaagcagatCTCTGATGAAAAAGCAGTACACTCAGAAATGGGGGATGAGATTGACAATCAGCTCACAGAGAGTAGTTACGTTCAGACAGTAGAGGAAAACACTGTCTATTCAGAGGAAGCAACAATAAATGAGAAAGTACCAGATAGTGTGAATGTTGATGAAAAGATAGGCCTTATGTGCAAAGGAGCAGAGTCTGAAGAACTACAAAGCCCTAATACTGGCCCTGGAAACATTTTAGGACCAATCATTAATCAGACTGATGGCACTGATTCCATCCGAACTGTAGACTCCAAAACAGAAATTAAGATTGATGTCCCTACTTATGATGGTCCATTGGACATAACTACTGGAGAGTTTAATGCTTCTGTTGGCAAATACAAAATCTTAAGCAACACTGATGACACTGAGCTGAAAGACATTGTTGCCGTCTGTGCTGATTTCCCTAAATCTGGTTGGGAgtttaaaaatgagaaagagGAAATTGAACCTATTTCAGATGTAATAAAAATGGAAGCAGATGAAGAGATTATTCCTTTTGAAGAAACAAGCACCCTTGCAGAAACATCgacagacacacagctgggtgATGCTGTAGTTACAGTTGATGCACCTGAAAAGAAGGAGGAAACATGTTCAGACATGCAACTGGATGATGCTGTAGTTACAGATAAAGTACCTGAAAACAAGGAGGAAGAAACATTTTCAGACACACAGCTGGATGGCTCTGTAATTACAGCTGATGTACacgaaaagaagaaagaaacctctacagacacacaactAGATGATGCTGTAGTTATACCTGAAGTACTCAAAAAGGAACAAGTAACATATAAAGACACACACCAGGATGATGCTTTAGTTACAGAAGTAGTATCTGAAAAGGAGCAAGAAacatccacagacacacagctgaaTAATGCTGTAGCTACAGATGAAGCAGCTGAAGAGACACAAAAATCATCCAAAGAAACACAGCTGGGTGGTGCTTTAGTTACAGAAGAAGTAGCTGAAAAGGAGCAAAAATCATCCAAAGAAACACAGCTGGATGGTGCTTTAGTTACAGTAGAAGTAGCTGAAAAGGAGCAAGAAacatccacagacacacagctgaaTAATGCTTTAGCTACAGATGAAGTAGTTGAAGAGACGCAGAAATCATCCACAGATACACAGCTGGGTGGTGCTTTAGTTAAAGTAGAAGTAGCTGAAAAGGAGCAAGAAacatccacagacacacagctgggCGGTGCTTTAGTTACAGTAGAAGTAGCTGAAAAGGAGCATGAATCACAGGAGCCAACACACTTGGGTCAGGAATTCAAAGTAGAACCGGATGAAGCTGAGGTTAAGTATTTAGAATCTTTTGAGTTAAACATAGATATTATGAGGTCCGAAGAAAATTTGCTTAGAGATCCTGAGTGTCATCAAGAACACAACATTATTCCTGGGTGTGCAGCCCAGAATCGTACAACCAGTAAACCACAAGCGCTTTCAGAAGATGGACATGAAGACTGCAAGCtacagacagatgaacagaataTCTCAACAGAGAGAGACGAGCGTGTGACTGTGGAGCATACTGCCCCAACAGGGGGCAATCATAACAAAAGTCAGCAACAGTCTTTAACAGGATATGAAGAACAAGGATTTGAAGGTCATGAAGAAATGGTACCTTTTGACCACAGTGAACGAGACAAGCAGGAAACAAGTCCAGCAATTGTTGGGCAGGTCCTTGATGATCAGCTTCTTAAGACAGCAGTGTTAGATCTGGTGGCTGACAGTGTTGTTCTTCAAGAAACAGGTCAGAATATGAGAGAGCAGGAAATCAGAGAAGTCAAAGAAGGTGCATGTGAAAGAAACAAGGAGGATGCAAAAAATGGCTCCAAAAAGGAAAGcaagaaaggaaaaggaaagagtAAAGAAGACTGCAAAATGTCCTAG
- the lrrfip1a gene encoding uncharacterized protein lrrfip1a isoform X42: MASQGPGRRRTPNRTAVTPEQDALNVIAREAEARLAAKRAARAEAREIRMKELERQQKEIFQVQKKYYGLENLENKWGDIEQWMEDSERYTRHSERHVSVSDDEDCMSLGSRTSVRLDDGLDRDFFEKGSSRASTLSTATLTSLGGASSRKGSGSSSVTADTETSLQDIKEIHELKDQIQDVEAKYMQSLKELKDSLAEMEEKYRKAMVSNAQFDNEKSNLMYEVDTLKDSLIELEELLAETRRECEEKSKDLEREKHAHSILQFQFNEQKETLKQSEELLTEIRQLHFKQDSFVREISDLQETIEWKDKKIGALEKQKVYSDAIRNERDELREEVVQLKDILKKHGIVLGPDLCTSGEVDGNVSGGSASSELQHGSGVLGTQELQLFRDENIGSPRGGQFQHPQDFDYEVQENHLPPSSSASSSESPVVAQYMDGGLVNDINDSIEKIQKNIEKPQTVFEAEAGEQVGGCIMEDMRTDQQEIPLYNKINETIKEGNHDSTEKYPTETSEKDIGHLDETMIGDSQIKTVPDSSSSAKIDTNNSSKSASVSGKRKKKKKKNKQKQKQISDEKAVHSEMGDEIDNQLTESSYVQTVEENTVYSEEATINEKVPDSVNVDEKIGLMCKGAESEELQSPNTGPGNILGPIINQTDGTDSIRTVDSKTEIKIDVPTYDGPLDITTGEFNASVGKYKILSNTDDTELKDIVAVCADFPKSGWEFKNEKEEIEPISDVIKMEADEEIIPFEETSTLAETSTDTQLGDAVVTVDAPEKKEETCSDMQLDDAVVTDKVPENKEEETFSDTQLDGSVITADVHEKKKETSTDTQLDDAVVIPEVLKKEQVTYKDTHQDDALVTEVVSEKEQETSTDTQLNNAVATDEAAEETQKSSKETQLGGALVTEEVAEKEQKSSKETQLDGALVTVEVAEKEQETSTDTQLNNALATDEVVEETQKSSTDTQLGGALVKVEVAEKEQETSTDTQLGGALVTVEVAEKEHESQEPTHLGQEFKVEPDEAEVKYLESFELNIDIMRSEENLLRDPECHQEHNIIPGCAAQNRTTSKPQALSEDGHEDCKLQTDEQNISTERDERVTVEHTAPTGGNHNKSQQQSLTGYEEQGFEGHEEMVPFDHSERDKQETSPAIVGQVLDDQLLKTAVLDLVADSVVLQETGQNMREQEIREVKEGACERNKEDAKNGSKKESKKGKGKSKEDCKMS; encoded by the exons TTGGATGATGGATTGGACAGAGATTTTTTTGAAAAG GGCTCCTCTCGAGCATCTACTCTATCCACTGCTACTCTGACTTCACTGGGCGGGGCTTCCTCACGCAAAGGAAGTGGCAGTTCATCTGTCACTGCAGATACTGAGACATCCTTGCAGGATATTAAG GAGATTCATGAACTTAAGGATCAGATCCAGGATGTTGAGGCCAAGTACATGCAGAGCCTCAAGGAACTcaag GATTCTCTGGCAGAGATGGAGGAGAAATATCGCAAGGCCATGGTGTCCAATGCGCAGTTCGATAATGAGAAATCTAATCTGATGTATGAGGTGGACACTTTGAAAGACTCGCTGATAGAGCTGGAAGAGCTTCTGGCTGAGACCAGGCGAGAGTGTGAGGAGAAGAGCAAG GATTTGGAGCGAGAGAAGCATGCCCACAGTATATTGCAGTTTCAGTTCAACGAGCAAAAGGAAACACTGAAGCAAAGTGAAGAGCTTCTGACT GAAATCCGTCAATTACACTTCAAACAAGACAGCTTTGTTAGGGAGATTTCTGACCTACAGGAAACTATTGAATGGAAGGATAAAAAAATTGGG GCCTtagagaaacagaaagtgtATTCTGATGCTATTCGAAATGAGCGGGATGAGCTCAGGGAGGAGGTGGTTCAactcaaagacattttaaag AAACATGGCATTGTCCTTGGACCAGACCTGTGCACCAGTGGGGAAGTAGATGGAAATGTGAGTGGTGGATCTGCTAGCAGTGAACTGCAACATGGGAGCGGTGTATTAG GCACTCAGGAGTTGCAGCTGTTTAGAGATGAAAATATAGGGAGCCCCAGAGGTGGCCAGTTCCAACACCCACAGGATTTTGACTATGAAGTTCAAGAGAATCACCTGCCTCCATCTTCCTCTGCCAGTTCTTCTGAATCTCCTGTAGTAGCACAATACATGGATGGGGGTCTtgtaaatgatataaatgacAGCATAGAGAAAATtcaaaaaaacattgaaaaaccCCAGACTGTGTTTGAGGCTGAAGCAGGGGAACAAGTTGGGGGGTGTATTATGGAAGATATGAGGACAGATCAGCAAGAGATCCcactgtataataaaataaatgagacTATAAAAGAGGGAAATCATGATTCCACAGAAAAATACCCAACTGAGACATCAGAAAAAGATATAGGCCACCTAGATGAAACCATGATTGGAGATTCTCAGATTAAAACAGTTCCTGACAGTTCATCATCAGCAAAAATAGATACAAATAATAGTTCCAAAAGTGCCAGTGtttcaggaaaaagaaagaagaagaaaaagaaaaataaacagaaacaaaagcagatCTCTGATGAAAAAGCAGTACACTCAGAAATGGGGGATGAGATTGACAATCAGCTCACAGAGAGTAGTTACGTTCAGACAGTAGAGGAAAACACTGTCTATTCAGAGGAAGCAACAATAAATGAGAAAGTACCAGATAGTGTGAATGTTGATGAAAAGATAGGCCTTATGTGCAAAGGAGCAGAGTCTGAAGAACTACAAAGCCCTAATACTGGCCCTGGAAACATTTTAGGACCAATCATTAATCAGACTGATGGCACTGATTCCATCCGAACTGTAGACTCCAAAACAGAAATTAAGATTGATGTCCCTACTTATGATGGTCCATTGGACATAACTACTGGAGAGTTTAATGCTTCTGTTGGCAAATACAAAATCTTAAGCAACACTGATGACACTGAGCTGAAAGACATTGTTGCCGTCTGTGCTGATTTCCCTAAATCTGGTTGGGAgtttaaaaatgagaaagagGAAATTGAACCTATTTCAGATGTAATAAAAATGGAAGCAGATGAAGAGATTATTCCTTTTGAAGAAACAAGCACCCTTGCAGAAACATCgacagacacacagctgggtgATGCTGTAGTTACAGTTGATGCACCTGAAAAGAAGGAGGAAACATGTTCAGACATGCAACTGGATGATGCTGTAGTTACAGATAAAGTACCTGAAAACAAGGAGGAAGAAACATTTTCAGACACACAGCTGGATGGCTCTGTAATTACAGCTGATGTACacgaaaagaagaaagaaacctctacagacacacaactAGATGATGCTGTAGTTATACCTGAAGTACTCAAAAAGGAACAAGTAACATATAAAGACACACACCAGGATGATGCTTTAGTTACAGAAGTAGTATCTGAAAAGGAGCAAGAAacatccacagacacacagctgaaTAATGCTGTAGCTACAGATGAAGCAGCTGAAGAGACACAAAAATCATCCAAAGAAACACAGCTGGGTGGTGCTTTAGTTACAGAAGAAGTAGCTGAAAAGGAGCAAAAATCATCCAAAGAAACACAGCTGGATGGTGCTTTAGTTACAGTAGAAGTAGCTGAAAAGGAGCAAGAAacatccacagacacacagctgaaTAATGCTTTAGCTACAGATGAAGTAGTTGAAGAGACGCAGAAATCATCCACAGATACACAGCTGGGTGGTGCTTTAGTTAAAGTAGAAGTAGCTGAAAAGGAGCAAGAAacatccacagacacacagctgggCGGTGCTTTAGTTACAGTAGAAGTAGCTGAAAAGGAGCATGAATCACAGGAGCCAACACACTTGGGTCAGGAATTCAAAGTAGAACCGGATGAAGCTGAGGTTAAGTATTTAGAATCTTTTGAGTTAAACATAGATATTATGAGGTCCGAAGAAAATTTGCTTAGAGATCCTGAGTGTCATCAAGAACACAACATTATTCCTGGGTGTGCAGCCCAGAATCGTACAACCAGTAAACCACAAGCGCTTTCAGAAGATGGACATGAAGACTGCAAGCtacagacagatgaacagaataTCTCAACAGAGAGAGACGAGCGTGTGACTGTGGAGCATACTGCCCCAACAGGGGGCAATCATAACAAAAGTCAGCAACAGTCTTTAACAGGATATGAAGAACAAGGATTTGAAGGTCATGAAGAAATGGTACCTTTTGACCACAGTGAACGAGACAAGCAGGAAACAAGTCCAGCAATTGTTGGGCAGGTCCTTGATGATCAGCTTCTTAAGACAGCAGTGTTAGATCTGGTGGCTGACAGTGTTGTTCTTCAAGAAACAGGTCAGAATATGAGAGAGCAGGAAATCAGAGAAGTCAAAGAAGGTGCATGTGAAAGAAACAAGGAGGATGCAAAAAATGGCTCCAAAAAGGAAAGcaagaaaggaaaaggaaagagtAAAGAAGACTGCAAAATGTCCTAG